The following is a genomic window from Pedobacter sp. KBS0701.
TACGATAAATAACAAAAACTTATAAAACTGTTTCAAATTCATATTAATCCGGTTTATATTTTACTGTGGAATGCAAAAAGGAATGACTATCTGAGTGTCCAAACTTAATAAATTCAGTCCAAACTTTTAAACGTTTTAAGATATTCATTAAGATCAGTTATAAATATGGGCTGCTGAAAAAATATTTCGTTTGAAAAATCAGATGATTGTCAATATAAAGACAAGAAAAATGTAAAAGAATGCTGGCTAAGCCTATTTTTCTATCTTTGTTGCCAGCTTTTACAACAAGTATAACCATGAAGAAAAGTGCAATCATTGGACTGATTACCATCGCAATTTCCGTAGGAATTTTATTTAGCTTAAACGCAAATACTGACACCTACTCTAATTTCAAACAGGCAGCTCTTTCTGAGAAAGAAGAACATGTTATGGGCTATTGGGTAAAATCAATGGGCACTTACTACGACGCCGTAAAAGATGCGAACCATTTTTCATTCCACATGAAAGATGAAAAGGGAGAAGTGAGAGAGGTAATTTATGCTGGTACCAAACCGCAGGATTTCGAAAAATCAGAAAAATTAGTGCTTATTGGTAAAATGGATAAGGACAAATTCTACGCATCAAAAATTTTAATGAAATGTCCTTCTAAGTATAACGATAATATGGTAGAGGTCAATAAGGACGGCAAAGTCGAAGAAGTAAGTAAAGACGGCGGGAAAAAATATAACTAATTTATTTAATGGATATTCAATTTGTAGGCGAGCACCTGTTACCAGGTAAAATCGGACAGTTTTTTATTGTTCTGGCATTTAGTGCATCATTACTATCAACTATATCGTATTTTTTTGCCAGTCGCGATAAAAATTTAGAAGAAAAATCCTGGAGAAACTTAGGCCGGATTGGATATCTGGTTAATTTTGCCAGCATTATAAGCATTGGAGCAATTTTGTTCTACCTGGTTCTTGGTCACTATTTTGAATACTATTACGTTCAATCTCACTCTTCAAAACAACTTCCTGTATACTATATTATATCTTCTTTCTGGGAAGGACAGGAAGGTAGTTTTTGGCTTTGGGCTTTCTGGCAATCATTTCTGGGCACATTGTTGATTTGGAAAGCAAAATCATGGGAAAGCCCTGTAATGACAGTAATAGCCTTTTCTCAGGTATTTTTAACCTCAATGCTTTTAGGCGTTGAGATTTTTGGAGAGCGCATCGGAAGTTCACCTTTTATACTTTTAAGAGATGCGATGGATTTAAAAGCACAGGCACCTGTTGTTTTTGCAAATCCGGAAAATTACAAAAATTACCTTAAGTTCATAACCGATGGAAAAGGATTAAATCCATTGTTACAAAACTATTGGATGGTGATCCACCCACCAACTTTATTTTTAGGTTTCGCTAGTATGGTGGTTCCTTTTGCTTATGGTATTGCGGCTTTATGGCAAAAAAGATATAAAGAATGGATTAAACCAGCTATGCCATGGACGCTTTTTGCGGTAATGGTTCTGGGTACCGGTATTATTATGGGTTCTTTCTGGGCTTACGAAGCATTAAACTTTGGGGGTTTCTGGGCATGGGATCCGGTTGAAAACGCTTCTTTAATTCCATGGTTAACCCTAATCGGGGCGGTACACGTCATGATTGCCTATAAAAACACAGGTCATGCTTATTTTACCGCAATCGCTTTAGTATTCTTAAGTTTCTTATTGGTGCTTTATGCATCATTCTTAACCCGTAGTGGCATTTTGGGCGATACATCTGTACACTCATTCACCGATATGGGCATGTTTGGACACTTGATTTTATACAATGTGGTGTTTGCTGTTTTAGCAATTGTACTGATTGTAATAAGATGGAAAGAATTGCCAATCACCACCAAAGATGAAGAAACCTATTCGCGCGAATTCTGGATGTTTATTGGCGCTTTAGTGGTAACCATTGCTTGTATCCAGGTCATATTTTCCACATCGGTTCCTGTATTTAACAAAGCCTTTGGAACAAACTTTACGCCTCCAATTGATGCGGTAAAATATTACAATCAATGGCAGGCGCCTTTTGCGGTACTGATTACCTTGATTTCTGGTTTCTCCCAATATTTAAAATATAAAAGGACTGATCCACGTAAATTTTATAGCAGTCTGGTATCGGCAATTATTTTTTCGACAGTATTAACAGCTGGTTTGGTATATGTTGCGGAGATTTATACCAATACCATGTACATACTGATTACTTTCAGTTGCTTGTTTGCGGTACTTTCTAACGCTGCGGTATTATATCAGGCTTTCGGTGGCAAGGCTAAGTTGGCCGGATCAGCAATTGCACACATTGGTTTTGCGCTACTTGTTTTAGGCGCATTAATATCGGCGGCTACGAATAAGCCACTTTCCATTAATGCCAATAAATTTATTCCTGTTAAAGATTTTGAAAAAACAGAGAAACCTGGCGAAAACATTATGTTGTACAAAAACGAGCCTAAACAAATGGGCAAGTACACCGTAACTTATGTAAGTGACACTACTCAGGCCCCGAATACTTTTTACACACTTAACTTTAAAGTTGTAGATAAAGACGGGAAGGTTAAAGAAGATTTTAATTTACATCCTCATACTCAGGATAATGAGAAAATGGGTTTAATCGCTTCCC
Proteins encoded in this region:
- a CDS encoding cytochrome c maturation protein CcmE, with product MKKSAIIGLITIAISVGILFSLNANTDTYSNFKQAALSEKEEHVMGYWVKSMGTYYDAVKDANHFSFHMKDEKGEVREVIYAGTKPQDFEKSEKLVLIGKMDKDKFYASKILMKCPSKYNDNMVEVNKDGKVEEVSKDGGKKYN
- a CDS encoding heme lyase CcmF/NrfE family subunit, with translation MDIQFVGEHLLPGKIGQFFIVLAFSASLLSTISYFFASRDKNLEEKSWRNLGRIGYLVNFASIISIGAILFYLVLGHYFEYYYVQSHSSKQLPVYYIISSFWEGQEGSFWLWAFWQSFLGTLLIWKAKSWESPVMTVIAFSQVFLTSMLLGVEIFGERIGSSPFILLRDAMDLKAQAPVVFANPENYKNYLKFITDGKGLNPLLQNYWMVIHPPTLFLGFASMVVPFAYGIAALWQKRYKEWIKPAMPWTLFAVMVLGTGIIMGSFWAYEALNFGGFWAWDPVENASLIPWLTLIGAVHVMIAYKNTGHAYFTAIALVFLSFLLVLYASFLTRSGILGDTSVHSFTDMGMFGHLILYNVVFAVLAIVLIVIRWKELPITTKDEETYSREFWMFIGALVVTIACIQVIFSTSVPVFNKAFGTNFTPPIDAVKYYNQWQAPFAVLITLISGFSQYLKYKRTDPRKFYSSLVSAIIFSTVLTAGLVYVAEIYTNTMYILITFSCLFAVLSNAAVLYQAFGGKAKLAGSAIAHIGFALLVLGALISAATNKPLSINANKFIPVKDFEKTEKPGENIMLYKNEPKQMGKYTVTYVSDTTQAPNTFYTLNFKVVDKDGKVKEDFNLHPHTQDNEKMGLIASPDTKHYLTYDVYTHITSAAIKQSLHDDHEGHSDDENYKAPRIVKVSVGDTIHTSSGVVTVKDLDRKPTAKDLALAQGDYAVGLPLEVNAAGKVYNTEPIFLIKGNNTFDFARKIDELDLKFRFSRVLPDEKKVELQIFEKPQQAKDWVVFKAIEFPFINLYWAGTIVMVIGFLLSIFRRRKEAKTA